The Lasioglossum baleicum chromosome 12, iyLasBale1, whole genome shotgun sequence genome includes a region encoding these proteins:
- the Hyd gene encoding E3 ubiquitin-protein ligase hyd isoform X2 has product MTSIHFAVHPLPGTDDQLHDRLKEVGERINRYGFATLPAFSGLKIAVKHIVVGPTHIALLTEDSKVCRVAFTVLSDRLDLSKNEPNRNTNKSHVGNSNSAPNGGGSSGTGGRGMSRTRARIMRGSSRGGSSGGSSSGGRIGPPGVIMGAGSSSSSRPIAPVPAPFVPEDLISQAQVVLQGKSRNLIIRELQRTNLDVNLAVNNLLSRDDEEGDDAEDAADTYVPEDLISLLDGGFSNDHSVIIDADSMFSEDVFGYTGMRSRGSSSRRIGNDRESDRASERDRDRDSFSKWRDRQYCGPRRWLETALKESWEKDSDNKKKELAQSPLWISEELEWWHERSSNPAPRFVQIASLYSELVAVSAGGHLYQWKWSESEPYKHPENPNIHHPKTPWLAITSEKIVNISATAIRCSVSTESGKVATWLDELVSHVASRLEHPAQRFTEFTLDKIVSLHTCALYTVARLESGTLYWWGVLPFAQRKKLWEKYKAKSRKHRSSTASSNDISYGTHVCMKNSPIYQPGAIGFTIANGIPKVGQLLAAAWSLDSTCRFKVLPAGTHLPNATVDKRETSGNSGTGTITKTNHKETADRLDMPPPPSPASSTCSDTGSITTSHKRQKRVAPRSEGESERKDEGEWKLKDVVFVEDVKTVPIGKVIKVDGYYVAVKFFSKDSKEKEKEIKEKDFGTSDFKDLTAEESIKLLADCRLLRKDELQVIKSSMNPRAPDCFQRTPRRVNIVEGSTDNILTIATNGQGIHAIVKKGSKLSYVVYNLSTGRHVQDRYIPSDISCFLGLQPQNISLTNAGENIECSMILRDGNNTIYPLVKDCAGAIRDPHCLDLVPVICIGASTIPIPNCSNSTNMKTKVAVVALAFDNLLLMPRILRCDYDSVKQVFCTLEQDHKNNAAQIQAILTERCDGNRNILHACISMCSPTSNKENDQGIERELVTNTVDGASATIEEPIPTLSWPPEAFDNTSGEEDSLLSIGAASISMMNKSGVGTTSNNTYIIDSVERRNNALLILKYMCESIVLTPHLKELLMAKDAQGQTPLMLAVSVRAYHAALILLDIIQRVGKDQKECLAMILHPDANPDLSPLFVTCCNDTCSFTWTGTQHIDQNIYECRTCGLTGSLCCCTECARVCHRGHDCKMKITSPTAYCDCWEKCKCRALIAGHQSARYQLLCRLVVNTDLATKINSRGECILLFLVQTVGRQMMEQRQCRSAPRQRSTSVSRKGTSSDGVDADSDMPEHDLEPPRFSRRALERLLNDWPAVQCMIMSGVSTNGNDQLFGDQGQLCRQSGTALLDKFTHSLLVKCSTEMLDTLLTTLIREMQNDSVPGRQDEATNVARRFVRSVARIFVIFTIEMAPATKRRSATQTSQPLMKCRKVFKALIKLAVEELCETADSLIAPVRLGVARPTAPFTLTNSAIEVINGSEELFSIEPLIPQSGVSAQTLDPTLQTQQGNNNITIARDVSAMDETEGGDEGPMDVDGDISEHEESGVPGTVGGQPMGDMDSNTGGVGEEQVGDGESDTELDLLAEAETESDSDDNHSNQDAASAQRSVQTGATAGSDGGMGSILLFPEDESGESSQQEDDESEAGETDEQDNEDFQIGDEQLERRSGSSGHLHRNNLAPVSMQWAIRNRETSTRTTGLRVAGGSNLVFFDSTSLRRTAATSTVAATQEPIIMGTTTSCLARAFGLVIRQIADLLVMMQDYKTLAPVLPRLMEVTYQDALNLQTYLETHLKPTWDWLLTVMDATEAQLRFGVSLTCSADPTHPEHPLNNAPSLSGGNFTGLLNTAALSLTLQSNTGRNQRSGIATSTNISTPQASTRLTVGFAGVGETSRNSREREGSEIHLARREFLSYCLSLMRAHNGEHRDSLPVLDVSSLRHVAYVFDALVYYMRSLSEPMSARGETHKGSSNYSSWNDQDENDNDEGEEYNSPVPTAMETDSVDYPDLLQVPICGSGNNRDSTPKGRKHPFLQRSDSTLCLGCPPLDPFDTVMSEALPLADQPHLLQPHSRREDLFGIPRQPATSTNPNQYLLAGLPTRLGLSARGTDNQNTVTPTLSQIIQGPASFASADTRRSSVSVGDSASTAKYTEKAKSFNHTSDTHSLVAEQIDRAPIIVSTNNQNEEAAGSAKNNKDQCKTSRSVIVRAGTVSETSTNKPGAPEVLVVSTVETQSVTEDVDPAGSSQEISAHETVETSPVENARAVSSIGSNISHNILLGRWRLLLDLFGRVFMEDVGLEVGSVVSELGGFQVKEAKFRRDMEKLRNSQQRDITLYKVERDRTQLLVQTMKELNTQYNLYYRRASNTPPLAVHRVKVTFMDEPGEGSGVTRGFYTTIAEALLANEKLPNLEAAQVGSKYTPYNVLQKIKSRDRDRDRDRDLRRQNPRSSGKCRGTRRGLSFEARSFHPSGSVEGSSSTGPGSSSSNSHPLPVSHPINDHLTMHQQQLGDRLYPKVYALRPMLAQKITGMLLELSPAYVSILLASEDALRQKVDEAFELISDSANQYLPSEGLLDLDMYSLAARWGANKKKIENSIPDDTEDNAPLFYSPGKRGFYTPRQGRASYERLNAFRNVGRLIGLCLLQNELCPIFLNRHVIKYILGRPIRFHDLAFFDSVIYESLRQLVIDSETKDSNSLFSALDLTFSIDLCPEEGGGSIELIPNGRDIEVTASNVYDYVRKYAEVRMIKVQEKALQAMREGVFDVLPEGAFDGLTSEDLRLLLNGVGDINVSVLISYTSFNDESGESVDRLAKFKRWLWSTVEKMSHTERQDLVYFWTGSPALPASGDGYQPMPSVTLRPADDAHLPTANTCISRLYVPLYSSRHVLRHKLLIAIKAKNFGFV; this is encoded by the exons ATGACGTCGATACATTTCGCCGTGCATCCGTTACCCGGAACCGACGACCAGCTACACGATAG GTTAAAAGAGGTGGGAGAGAGGATCAACAGATACGGATTTGCTACGTTACCAGCATTTAGCGGTCTAAAGATTGCGGTGAAGCATATTGTTGTTGGACCAACTCATATCGCGCTTCTTACAGAAGACTCTAAAGTTTGCAGGGTTGCATTTACAGTATTGTCGGACAGATTGGATCTAAGTAAAAATGAACCAAACAGAAA CACAAACAAAAGTCATGTTGGGAATTCAAATTCAGCTCCGAACGGAGGTGGGAGTAGTGGAACCGGAGGTAGAGGCATGTCTAGAACACGTGCTAGAATTATGCGAGGTAGCTCACGAGGCGGTAGCAGCGGTGGAAGCAGTAGCGGCGGTAGGATAGGACCACCCGGTGTAATCATGGGAGCAGGAAGCAGCAGCAGTTCACGTCCCATTGCACCAGTACCTGCGCCATTTGTGCCAGAAGACCTTATATCGCAGGCTCAGGTGGTACTACAAGGAAAAAGTCGCAACCTTATTATTAGAGAATTGCAG CGTACAAATTTAGATGTAAACTTAGCAGTAAATAATCTACTATCACGGGACGATGAAGAAGGGGATGACGCAGAAGATGCAGCAGACACCTATGTCCCCGAGGATCTCATATCTTTGTTGGATGGTGGGTTTAGCAATGACCATTCTGTTATAATCGATGCGGATTCTATGTTTTCTGAAGATGTATTCGGATATACAGGAATGAGAAG CCGGGGAAGTTCTTCACGCAGAATAGGCAATGATAGGGAAAGTGATCGTGCGTCAGAACGGGACAGAGATCGCGATAGTTTCAGTAAATGGAGAGATCGCCAATATTGCGGACCACGCCGTTGGTTAGAAACAGCACTCAAGGAATCATGGGAGAAAGATTCTG ATAATAAAAAGAAGGAACTAGCTCAAAGTCCTCTATGGATATCAGAAGAATTGGAATGGTGGCACGAACGCAGTTCAAATCCTGCCCCACGTTTTGTACAAATTGCTTCGCTTTACAGTGAATTAGTTGCTGTTTCTGCCGGGGGCCATTTATATCAGTGGAAGTGGTCTGAATCCGAACCTTACAAACATCCAGAG AATCCAAACATACACCATCCGAAAACTCCGTGGCTAGCTATAACATCAgagaaaatagtaaatatatcgGCTACAGCAATTCGTTGTTCGGTTAGCACCGAAAGTGGCAAGGTAGCTACCTGGCTCGACGAACTCGTGAGTCATGTAGCTTCCCGACTCGAACATCCGGCTCAAAGATTTACCGAATTTACATTGGACAAGATAGTATCTCTCCATACTTGTGCTCTATACACGGTTGCTAGACTGGAAAGCGGTACATTATACTGGTG GGGAGTTTTACCATTCGCACAGCGGAAAAAATTATGGGAAAAATATAAGGCTAAGTCGCGCAAACACAGGTCGTCGACGGCATCTTCGAACGATATTAGTTATGGCACGCATGTTTGTATGAAAAATAGTCCTATATATCAACCTGGAGCAATAG GATTCACAATTGCCAATGGGATTCCAAAAGTAGGACAGTTATTAGCAGCTGCTTGGAGTCTAGACTCGACCTGCAGATTCAAAGTGCTACCGGCTGGAACTCATTTGCCTAATGCTACTGTAGACAAACGAGAAACAAGTGGAAACAGCGGAACTGGTACTATTACTAAGACAAATCATAAAGAGACCGCAGACCGTCTTGATATGCCTCCACCACCTTCACCAGCTTCGAGCACATGTAGTGATACTGGTAGCATTACAACAAGTCACA AGAGGCAGAAACGAGTTGCACCTCGTAGCGAAGGAGAGTCTGAACGGAAAGATGAAGGAGAATGGAAATTAAAGGACGTTGTCTTCGTAGAGGATGTTAAGACTGTTCCCATTG GCAAGGTTATAAAAGTGGACGGCTACTATGTCGCagtgaaattcttttcaaaggattccaaggaaaaagaaaaagaaattaaagaaaaggACTTCGGTACGTCGGACTTTAAAGATCTGACAGCAGAAGAATCGATTAAATTATTAGCAGATTGCCGATTGCTCAGAAAAGACGAGCTGCAA GTGATCAAATCATCCATGAATCCAAGAGCTCCAGATTGTTTCCAACGAACTCCTAGAAGAGTAAATATAGTTGAAGGATCCACTGATAATATATTAACCATTGCTACAAACGGACAAG GTATTCATGCAATAGTGAAAAAAGGAAGCAAGCTGAGTTACGTGGTATATAATTTGAGTACGGGAAGGCACGTACAAGATCGGTATATTCCATCGGATATATCATGTTTTTTGGGCTTACAACCTCAAAATATCAGTCTTACAAACGCGGGAGAG AATATCGAATGCTCTATGATTCTTAGAGATGGAAATAATACGATCTATCCGTTGGTAAAAGATTGTGCTGGTGCTATTCGTGATCCACACTGCTTAGATTTAGTACCAGTAATTTGTATCGGTGCTTCGACCATTCCAATACCAAATTGTTCGAATTCAACTAACATGAAAACCAAAGTTGCCGTTGTTGCACTAGCATTTGATAACCTTTTGCTTATGCCGCGTATACTAAGGTGTGATTATGACAGCGTGAAACAGGTGTTCTGTACTCTGGAACAAGACCACA aaaacaatGCTGCACAAATTCAGGCGATATTGACCGAACGTTGCGATGGCAATCGTAATATTCTACACGCCTGTATCAGTATGTGTTCACCAACCTCTAATAAAGAAAACGATCAAG GCATCGAACGCGAATTGGTTACAAATACGGTTGATGGGGCGTCTGCAACGATCGAGGAGCCTATACCAACCCTAAGTTGGCCACCCGAAGCATTTGATAACACATCGGGAGAAGAGGATAGTTTACTTAGCATTGGTGCTGCCAGTATATCTATGATGAACAAATCAG GTGTCGGAACTACGTCCAATAATACTTACATCATAGATTCCGTTGAGAGAAGGAACAATGCATTACTTATATTAAAGTACATGTGCGAGAGCATCGTACTAACACCGCACTTGAAAGAATTACTCATGGCAAA GGATGCTCAAGGTCAGACACCGTTAATGTTGGCTGTGTCGGTTCGTGCATATCATGCGGCTCTTATCTTATTAGACATTATTCAAAGAGTTGGCAAAGATCAAAAGGAGTGTCTAGCCATGATATTACACCCTGACGCGAATCCAGATTTGTCACCTTTGTTCGTTACATGTTGCAACGACACCTGTAGCTTCACTTGGACTGGAACACAGCACATTGACCAG AATATCTACGAGTGTAGAACTTGCGGTTTAACCGGCTCGTTGTGTTGTTGCACGGAATGTGCTCGCGTTTGCCATCGAGGACATgattgcaaaatgaaaataacatCTCCGACGGCCTATTGCGACTGTTGGGAGAAATGTAAATGCCGTGCTCTGATCGCGGGACACCAAAGTGCTCGTTACCAACTACTGTGTCGCCTTGTAGTTAATACCGACCTCGCCACAAAGATAAACTCACG GGGAGAATGCATTTTGCTATTCTTAGTACAGACTGTAGGTAGACAAATGATGGAACAAAGGCAATGCCGGTCAGCACCTCGGCAACGATCGACATCCGTTAGCCGCAAAGGGACTTCTTCGGACG GTGTGGATGCGGACTCTGATATGCCAGAACATGATCTGGAACCACCTCGTTTCAGTCGGAGAGCTCTAGAAAGATTGCTGAACGACTGGCCAGCGGTCCAGTGTATGATAATGTCGGGCGTCTCTACGAACGGGAATGATCAATTGTTTGGAGACCAAGGACAATTATGTCGCCAGAGTGGCACCGCGTTGCTCGACAAGTTTACTCATTCGCTTTTGGTTAAATGCAGTACAGAG ATGCTCGATACTCTTCTAACGACTTTGATTCGAGAAATGCAAAACGATTCTGTACCAGGACGTCAAGATGAAGCGACCAACGTCGCGCGTCGATTCGTTCGTTCGGTGGCTCgaatatttgttatttttacaattgaGATGGCGCCGGCAACAAAGAGAAGGAG CGCCACTCAAACATCCCAGCCGCTGATGAAATGTCGCAAAGTGTTCAAAGCATTGATCAAGCTGGCGGTCGAAGAATTATGCGAGACGGCTGATTCTCTGATAGCGCCTGTGAGATTGGGTGTAGCGAGGCCAACTGCACCGTTCACGCTGACCAATTCAGCGATAGAAGTGATCAACGGTTCCGAGGAGCTATTTTCCATAGAGCCATTGATACCTCAGAGCGGAGTCAGTGCCCAGACACTGGATCCCACATTACAAACGCAACAAGGGAACAATAACATAACTATCGCCAGAGACGTCTCTGCCATGGATGAGACCGAAGGTGGTGATG AGGGACCTATGGATGTAGACGGGGACATAAGCGAGCACGAGGAATCCGGAGTTCCCGGAACCGTCGGCGGACAACCAATGGGCGACATGGATAGCAATACCGGAGGCGTGGGCGAAGAACAAGTAGGAGACGGTGAATCAGATACGGAACTCGATCTTCTGGCGGAAGCGGAGACCGAGTCGGACTCCGATGACAACCATAGCAATCAGGATGCAGCGTCCGCTCAACGAAGCGTGCAAACCGGTGCCACGGCTGGCTCTGACGGTGGAATGGGGTCGATTTTATTATTCCCGGAGGACGAGTCTGGCGAGTCGAGTCAGCAAGAGGACGACGAAAGCGAAGCAGGGGAGACCGACGAGCAAGATAACGAAGACTTTCAGATCGGCGACGAACAATTAGAGAGACGAAG TGGTTCCTCTGGTCATTTACACCGTAATAATCTCGCGCCCGTTTCTATGCAATGGGCGATACGCAATCGCGAAACGAGTACGCGAACAACAGGGTTACGGGTAGCAGGTGGCAGCAATCTGGTTTTTTTTGACTCTACATCTTTGAGGCGTACCGCTGCAACGTCAACGGTTGCAGCTACGCAAGAACCCATTATTATGGGTACAACTACCAGTTGTTTGGCACGTGCATTCGGCCTTGTCATCCGACAGATAGCCGATCTTTTAGTCATGATGCAAGATTATAAAACGCTGGCACCAGTTTTACCACGGCTGATGGAAGTCACCTACCAGGACGCGTTGAACTTGCAG ACGTATCTCGAAACTCATTTGAAACCAACATGGGACTGGCTGTTAACTGTGATGGATGCTACAGAAGCACAGTTGAGATTCGGCGTATCCTTGACATGTAGCGCGGACCCTACGCATCCGGAACACCCGTTGAACAATGCCCCGTCGCTTTCCGGAGGGAATTTTACCGGGTTACTGAACACCGCGGCTTTGTCTTTGACTTTACAGTCTAATACAGGTCGGAATCAACGCAGTGGTATCGCTACCAGCACCAATATCTCCACTCCACAAGCTTCTACAAGACTCACCGTTGGTTTTGCAGGCGTTGGCGAAACTTCGAGAAACAGTAGAGAACGCGAAG GTAGCGAAATACACCTGGCGCGACGTGAATTTTTGTCCTATTGCCTGTCCTTAATGCGTGCTCACAATGGCGAACACAGAGACAGCCTGCCGGTATTGgacgtttcttctttgagacacGTAGCCTATGTATTCGACGCGTTAGTGTATTATATGCGTTCTCTTTCGGAGCCGATGTCGGCTCGCGGAGAGACCCACAAGGGCTCCTCAAATTACTCGAGTTGGAACGATCAG GATGAAAATGACAACGACGAAGGCGAAGAATATAATTCGCCTGTACCCACGGCCATGGAAACGGACTCCGTCGATTATCCTGACTTACTTCAAGTTCCTATTTGCGGATCAGGAAATAACAGGGACAGCACGCCGAAAGGGCGGAAACATCCTTTCTTACAGAGATCGGACTCTACGTTGTGTCTGGGTTGTCCGCCTCTCGACCCGTTCGACACAGTTATGAGCGAGGCATTGCCATTGGCCGATCAACCGCATTTATTGCAACCCCATTCGAGACGCGAAGATTTATTCGGTATTCCGAGACAGCCGGCGACGAGTACAAATCCTAATCAATATCTCTTAGCAGGCCTACCTACGAGGCTCGGTTTATCTGCGCGTGGTACCGATAATCAGAACACGGTTACACCCACGCTCAGTCAAATCATTCAAGGAcctgcctcgtttgcatcggcAGACACGAGACGTAGTTCCGTTTCGGTTGGTGATTCAGCATCCACCGCAAAATATACG GAAAAGGCAAAATCGTTTAATCACACGAGCGATACTCATTCGCTTGTCGCGGAACAAATCGATCGAGCCCCGATTATAGTTTCTACTAATAATCAAAACGAAGAGGCAGCAGGAAGTGCAAAAAATAATAAGGATCAGTGTAAAACAAGTAGAAGCGTTATTGTTAGAGCTGGAACTGTTTCG GAAACGAGTACAAATAAACCGGGTGCGCCGGAAGTTTTGGTCGTGTCCACCGTTGAAACGCAAAGTGTGACGGAAGATGTTGACCCAGCCGGTTCGAGTCAAGAAATATCAGCTCACGAAACGGTCGAGACCAGTCCGGTGGAGAACGCGAGAGCTGTTTCTTCCATCGGATCAAATATATCCCATAACATTTTATTGGGACGATGGAGATTATTGCTGGATCTGTTCGGACGCGTTTTCATGGAAGACGTTGGATTGGAAGTTGGTTCGGTAGTTTCCGAATTGGGAGGATTTCAAGTGAAAGAAGCGAAATTTCGCAGAGATATGGAGAAGCTTCGTAACTCGCAACAAAGAGACATTACGCTATACAAA GTGGAGCGAGATAGAACCCAGTTGCTGGTGCAGACAATGAAGGAGCTAAATACAcagtataatttatattataggcGTGCGTCTAATACTCCTCCGTTAGCTGTCCATCGTGTTAAAGTAACATTCATGGATGAACCTGGAGAAGGTTCAGGAGTTACAAGAGGTTTTTATACAACGATCGCGGAG GCATTGCTCGCGAACGAAAAACTGCCTAATCTTGAAGCAGCACAAGTAGGGTCAAAATATACGCCGTACAACGTTctacaaaaaattaaaagtaGAGATCGCGACCGCGACCGTGATCGTGACCTGAGACGACAG AATCCTCGATCGTCTGGGAAATGTCGCGGTACACGCAGGGGATTGTCTTTCGAAGCTCGTTCTTTCCATCCATCCGGCTCTGTCGAAGGAAGCAGTAGTACCGGACCTGGTAGTTCATCCTCCAATTCTCATCCGTTGCCCGTTAGTCACCCAATTAACGACCACTTGACCATGCATCAACAACAACTGGGAGACAGGCTGTATCCGAAA GTTTACGCGTTGAGACCCATGTTAGCCCAAAAAATAACTGGTATGCTTCTCGAACTATCCCCTGCATACGTATCGATATTGTTAGCTTCGGAGGACGCGCTGCGGCAAAAGGTTGACGAAGCGTTCGAATTGATCAGCGATTCAGCGAATCAATATTTGCCGAGTGAGGGATTATTAGATCTAGATATGTACAGTTTGGCAGCTCGGTGGGGagcaaataagaaaaaaatcgaGAACAGTATTCCGGATGACACGGAAGATAACGCACCCCTTTTTTATTCACCGGGGAAGAGAGGTTTCTATACGCCGCGGCAAGGAAGGGCCAGCTACGAACGACTGAATGCATTCAGAAATGTGGGCAG ACTCATAGGATTGTGTCTCCTACAAAACGAGCTGTGCCCTATATTTTTAAATCGTCACGTAATCAAATATATATTAGGAAGGCCGATACGTTTCCACGATTTGGCGTTCTTTGATTCTGTAATTTACGAAAGTCTGAGGCAGCTTGTCATCGACTCCGAGACCAAGGACAGCAACAGCTTATTCTCCGCTCTTGATCTTACGTTCAG TATTGATTTGTGTCCCGAAGAAGGAGGTGGATCGATCGAATTAATACCAAACGGTCGTGACATAGAAGTAACAGCAAGCAATGTTTACGATTACGTTCGAAAATATGCTGAAGTTCGTATGATCAAAGTACAAGAGAAAGCATTGCAAGCGATGAGAGAAGGGGTATTTGATGTTCTTCCGGAAGGAGCATTCGACGGTTTAACTTCCGAAGATCTACGACTTCTTTTGAACGGAGTCGGCGATATCAACGTTTCTGTTCTTATATCTTATACCTCATTCAATGACGAATCAGGAGAATCTGTGGATAGATTGGCCAAATTTAAACGATGGTTATGGTCTACGGTAGAGAAAATGTCACACACCGAACGCCAGGATTTG